From the genome of Pelomonas sp. SE-A7, one region includes:
- the recN gene encoding DNA repair protein RecN has translation MLRRLSLRDFVIVPSLELDFSAGFAALTGETGAGKSILIDALQLALGSRGDAGVVREGAARAEITAVFDSPSSLAAWLDEAGFEADSESLLLRRVIDAQGKSRAWINGSAATVAQLRELADHLVDIHGQHAWQGLTRAPSVRGMLDAFAGLDTSALARQYSELRTASEKLQAAQEKSSELAREQERLAWQIGEVDKLGPGAQEWDELNAEHQRLSHAASLMDAARAALEALSEAEPSADRLTERALDGLQAVLDYDSRLQPAVEALQGVQAQLQDAVHTLSSYLHGAELEPERLSQLDERLSAWMQLARRYRRPPAELPALLTEWKTELQQLEAASDLAALEQAQVAARKAFEQEAKRVSTARAKAAPKLAQSVSQAMQQLGMAGGRFEIALLPQEQPQSFGLESAEFLVAGHAGSTPRPLAKVASGGELSRIALAIAVTTCQLEGQTAGTLIFDEIDAGVGGAVAETVGRLMKQLGRSSQVLAVTHLPQVAACADQHYVVSKALHHGFTCSDVQPVSGEARVAEIARMLGGERLSSTSLAHAQEMLSLSSSSSSAS, from the coding sequence ATGCTGCGCCGCCTCTCCCTGCGCGATTTCGTCATCGTCCCGTCGCTGGAGCTCGACTTCAGCGCGGGCTTTGCCGCACTGACCGGCGAAACCGGTGCCGGCAAGTCCATCCTGATCGACGCCTTGCAGCTGGCGTTGGGCAGCCGCGGCGATGCAGGCGTGGTGCGCGAAGGCGCTGCCCGCGCGGAAATCACGGCCGTGTTCGACAGCCCCTCCAGCCTGGCCGCCTGGCTGGACGAGGCCGGCTTCGAAGCCGATTCCGAAAGCCTGCTGCTGCGCCGCGTGATCGATGCCCAAGGCAAGAGCCGCGCCTGGATCAACGGCAGCGCCGCCACCGTGGCTCAGCTGCGCGAACTGGCCGATCATCTGGTGGACATCCACGGCCAGCATGCCTGGCAAGGCCTGACACGGGCGCCTTCGGTGCGCGGCATGCTCGACGCCTTTGCAGGCCTCGACACGTCCGCCCTCGCCCGCCAATACAGCGAATTGCGAACCGCCAGCGAGAAGCTGCAGGCCGCGCAAGAAAAGTCCTCCGAGCTCGCTCGCGAGCAAGAGCGCCTGGCCTGGCAGATTGGCGAAGTCGACAAGCTGGGGCCCGGCGCGCAGGAGTGGGACGAGCTCAACGCCGAGCATCAGCGCCTGTCCCATGCAGCCTCGCTGATGGACGCGGCACGGGCTGCGCTGGAGGCCCTGTCCGAAGCCGAACCCAGCGCCGACAGGTTGACCGAGCGGGCGCTCGATGGCTTGCAGGCCGTGCTCGACTACGACTCGCGGCTCCAACCCGCGGTCGAGGCCCTGCAAGGGGTCCAGGCCCAGTTGCAGGATGCGGTCCATACCCTGAGCTCCTATCTGCATGGCGCCGAACTGGAGCCGGAGCGCCTGTCGCAATTGGATGAGCGCCTGTCCGCTTGGATGCAGCTGGCTCGCCGCTACCGTCGGCCGCCGGCCGAGCTGCCGGCCCTGCTGACGGAATGGAAGACCGAGCTGCAGCAGCTCGAAGCCGCCTCCGATCTTGCGGCGCTGGAGCAGGCCCAGGTCGCGGCGCGCAAGGCCTTCGAGCAAGAGGCCAAGCGCGTGAGCACGGCGCGCGCCAAGGCGGCGCCAAAGCTGGCCCAGTCGGTGAGTCAGGCCATGCAGCAATTGGGCATGGCAGGTGGACGCTTCGAGATCGCGCTGCTGCCTCAAGAGCAGCCGCAAAGCTTTGGCCTGGAGTCGGCCGAGTTCCTGGTCGCTGGCCATGCCGGCAGCACGCCACGGCCGCTGGCCAAGGTGGCCTCGGGTGGCGAGCTTTCGCGCATCGCGCTGGCGATTGCGGTGACGACCTGCCAGCTTGAAGGCCAGACGGCCGGCACGCTGATCTTCGACGAAATCGATGCCGGCGTCGGCGGCGCCGTGGCCGAGACCGTCGGCCGGCTGATGAAGCAACTCGGCCGCAGCAGCCAGGTGCTGGCCGTGACCCACCTGCCCCAGGTCGCCGCCTGCGCCGACCAGCATTACGTGGTTTCCAAGGCGCTGCACCATGGCTTCACCTGCAGCGATGTGCAGCCGGTCAGCGGCGAGGCCCGCGTGGCCGAAATCGCCCGCATGCTGGGCGGCGAGCGCCTCTCCTCGACCAGCCTGGCCCATGCGCAGGAAATGCTGTCGCTGTCGTCCAGCTCTTCGTCCGCATCATGA
- the hrcA gene encoding heat-inducible transcriptional repressor HrcA, translated as MLDERSKSLLKTLVERYIADGQPVGSRTLSKASGLELSAATIRNVMADLEELGLIASPHTSAGRIPTARGYRMFVDTMLTARPAAMSSESLEQQLMPDQPQRVITSAAQLLSNLSSFVGVVTAPRKPSVFHHIEFLRLGERRVLVILVSPDGDVQNRVIFTAQDHSQSELAEASNRLNAQYAGLTLEAVRERLKLEVDQLRGEIAQLMQVAVQAGTEAMQQEEEHLIISGERNLLTVQDFSNDLGSLRRMFGLFEEKTQLMRLLDVSSRAEGVRIYIGGESQVVPYEELSVVSAPYEIDGQVVGTLGVIGPTRMAYDRMIQIVDITSRMVSQALSVHK; from the coding sequence ATGCTGGACGAGCGCTCCAAATCGCTGCTGAAAACCCTGGTCGAACGCTATATCGCGGACGGCCAGCCGGTCGGTTCTCGCACGCTGTCCAAGGCCTCGGGTCTTGAGCTGTCGGCGGCGACGATTCGCAATGTGATGGCTGACCTGGAAGAGCTGGGCCTGATAGCCAGCCCCCACACCTCGGCCGGCCGCATTCCCACGGCGCGCGGCTACCGGATGTTTGTGGACACCATGCTCACCGCCCGGCCGGCTGCCATGTCAAGCGAATCGCTTGAGCAGCAGCTGATGCCCGACCAGCCCCAGCGCGTCATCACCAGTGCCGCCCAGCTGCTCTCGAACCTGTCGAGCTTCGTGGGCGTGGTCACCGCGCCGCGCAAGCCCAGCGTCTTCCACCACATCGAATTCCTGCGCCTGGGCGAACGCCGTGTGCTGGTCATCTTGGTCTCGCCAGACGGCGACGTGCAGAACCGCGTGATCTTCACCGCGCAAGACCACAGCCAGTCCGAGCTGGCCGAGGCCAGCAACCGGCTCAACGCCCAGTACGCCGGCCTGACGCTGGAAGCGGTGCGCGAGAGGCTCAAGCTGGAAGTCGATCAGCTGCGCGGCGAGATCGCCCAGCTGATGCAGGTGGCCGTGCAGGCCGGCACCGAGGCCATGCAGCAGGAAGAAGAGCACCTGATCATTTCCGGCGAGCGCAATCTGCTCACGGTCCAGGACTTCAGCAACGACCTCGGCAGCCTGCGCCGCATGTTCGGGCTGTTCGAGGAGAAGACGCAGTTGATGCGCCTGCTGGACGTGTCGAGCCGCGCCGAGGGTGTGCGCATCTACATCGGCGGCGAGAGCCAGGTCGTTCCCTACGAGGAGCTGTCGGTCGTCTCCGCCCCCTATGAAATCGATGGCCAGGTCGTCGGCACGCTGGGTGTCATCGGCCCTACGCGCATGGCCTACGACCGCATGATCCAGATCGTCGACATCACCTCGCGCATGGTCAGCCAGGCGCTCTCCGTCCACAAATAA
- a CDS encoding NAD kinase, translating into MPSKRFRHAAIVGKHQARGIRPVLEEIAEFVTGQGLDVSLELETAQNTGISSYETLSPDELGAQCDLAIVVGGDGTMLGFARQVARHGTPLVGINQGRLGFITDISMERFREALAPILAGDYEMEKRAVLEGAVWRDGECIFEGLALNDVVVSRGATAGMVELRVQVGEEFVANMRADGVIVASPTGSTAYSLSAGGPILHPSIAGWVLVPIASHALSNRPIVLPDQGGVLLEIVAGRDASVNFDMQSLASLLHGDRISVQRSQHHVCFLHPQGWSYYATLRRKLRWYEGVS; encoded by the coding sequence ATGCCCTCCAAGCGATTTCGACATGCGGCCATCGTCGGCAAACACCAGGCCCGAGGCATACGCCCGGTGCTGGAGGAGATCGCCGAGTTCGTGACCGGCCAGGGCCTCGATGTCTCGCTGGAGCTGGAGACCGCACAGAACACCGGCATCAGCAGCTACGAGACGCTCAGCCCCGACGAGCTGGGTGCGCAATGCGACCTGGCCATCGTGGTCGGCGGCGACGGCACCATGCTGGGCTTTGCCCGCCAGGTGGCAAGACATGGCACCCCACTGGTCGGCATCAACCAGGGGCGGCTTGGCTTCATCACCGACATCTCGATGGAGCGCTTCCGCGAGGCGCTGGCGCCCATCCTTGCCGGCGACTACGAGATGGAGAAGCGGGCCGTGCTGGAAGGCGCGGTCTGGCGCGACGGTGAATGCATCTTCGAGGGCCTGGCCCTGAACGACGTGGTCGTGAGCCGCGGCGCCACGGCCGGCATGGTGGAGCTGCGGGTCCAGGTCGGCGAGGAGTTCGTCGCCAATATGCGGGCCGATGGCGTGATCGTGGCCTCGCCCACCGGTTCCACCGCCTATTCGCTGTCGGCCGGCGGCCCCATCCTGCATCCGAGCATTGCCGGCTGGGTGCTGGTGCCGATTGCCTCGCACGCCCTGTCCAACCGTCCCATCGTGCTGCCCGACCAGGGCGGCGTGCTGCTGGAGATCGTCGCCGGCCGCGATGCCAGCGTGAACTTCGACATGCAGAGCCTGGCCAGCCTGCTGCACGGCGACCGCATCAGCGTGCAGCGCTCGCAGCACCATGTCTGCTTCCTGCATCCGCAGGGCTGGAGCTATTACGCAACGCTGCGCCGCAAGCTGCGCTGGTATGAGGGGGTGAGCTGA